The genomic interval CCTTAATACCTGAGCTTAtagttatttttctttatacaCCTGTCAATAGCTCAAAGCAAGCATTCGATAAAACTCATCACTGTTGAGGTGAAGAAATCCACCCAGATGTTGGATTGCAGCAAACGCATACGCCTACCTATTGGCGGTGCCGCATGCGCCGGTTATGCTCCGCCCCAGCCGACCATTATGGATAACTTAGTCTATAATCCGAACTATAATCCGTATCAGGCTCAAACGTCGTTACCACCATCGGCATTCTTTAATGGCTGGGCCTCATATGTGGCACCGACAattccaacaacaaccatGAGCTATCCACACCATCAGCCACAATTGCCTGGCTATCCGCAGGGCGGCTGGGCCTATGGCAATCCTTCGTACGTTGGCTCGGAGTGGACCAGGAACAGTTATAGTTCAATTGTATGGCAGCCGAAAGTTGGCCAAAAGCCTGTCTCTGCTCAGCCACTGCACACTGAGCGTCccaaaaatgaatataagtCTGTGCAGGCTGAAGAAGCTACCAAGAAGCAGGCATCGGTGGCCATTGGCGATGCCAACATAGAGAATCACGCCACCGTCGATGTGGAAAAGAAGTGGCTCGCCAAGGAGTACAAGGTCTTTAAACCAACCGGCAGATACAACTTTGGGACTCCCCAGGCAAATCACATTAGTGCCTTGTCCAATGATATCTCAACACCTGCCTATGGTACGTGCCGCAACCAGTTGCATTTGTTTCAATTAATCGtcttcatatatttttgttgttgtttcaggCATTTAAGAAGTCTGCTTATGAAGAGAATTCACAATTAATTTATagtattatatacatttatgtatgCCCTGCACTGTACAACTCGTCTATTTGCTAAATGTATGTGAAATACATGCCATATTTTAACCAAACGATCAACACGAATTTCAGCAGCAAAAATCAcaaaacaactgaaacaaataataataataataataatgattagTAGGATTTTTGATACGTGCATGTTAAAGAATGTTTTCATTCTATATTAATGTCCGACTCAttaataaaaacttttgctcTTTTTGTAGACTTTTAAAACtcttggtttttctttttcctcaCTTTATTtcaaacataatttaattagcattttaattgttacGATTTGTTTTATGTGTAATGTTTTATACCCGAATAGGTATAAAACGCACCACTGAATTGTATTTGTAGATTTTAATGAATTGTGATTGGTTTTGAAAATGGATTTTATggtttcttttaatttattaaaattatgcaaactcgattgtttgcttttgtgcgcatcaatttcagtttaaatgccaactttatttgatttttcaataaaatcaaatataactcAATGCAAAAATCTCAGAtacttttgtttaaaaataaattggttttttttatttgctgcacaagacaattttcttttttctttttttgcttggTGTTTCATCTTGATTTTCGAGTAcgatttgttaaatatttggaaCTGCTGGGCAAGCTGACCAGAAAATATTGCTTTACTTGACattgtttttgtaatttatgccTTATTTCGATGGCGTTTCCCTAGAACTGCATAACTTCTGGGCTTGTGTTCTTAATACAATAAAAAGATGAAACTTGAAAATCAGTTTTCAAAGACTTCTGGTAAGCGTACccaagttttgttttttgttttacaactattttaattgtatacctataaattaaattataattattcttgtttttaattttatacaaacTGTATTTTCTTATAGTTTTGTTACTTAAAAATGAGCATGAAcgatatttgttatttatcgttttgtatttaatttaatgcgcttgtatttttttttttttattttatttttcaagcaCTTTCAACACTGTTTTTGAGCTAAGATTTGAACactaacattttgtttaatttaaaatgttctATGAATTGCTTTAGGCCCCGATAACAGTGCTAAAATTGCTTTCTGGTACAAACAATATGTGCtaaacataataaacaaaaatcaaaaataatctATGATTTAGTTATAGCGCAATTTTCAACGCcgcacaattaaaaaaatgatatgtttgaagctaaacaaaatttaaatttactaatcgagttttaaacaatgtactaaaaatttgcatatacaAATTAAGTTTAGAAATCAATATTTCTATGTGGTTTGAAAGTGTTTCTCAGTTTCTGCTGCTGTCTATCAAAATACCTATGCATGCTtttatttagatatttttttttttttgttgaaggTCTAAAAGTTAACATTACATATTATaagttttcaaatatatatatatatatcatctCTTGTTACATATTTGCTTGCTTTACCTTGAGAAAATTTTTTAGTAGATTGCGTTCTtacatttttgcttttgtttttagttatttttttttttttaaatatgtactAAATTTTAGTTCACAACTGCGTTG from Drosophila virilis strain 15010-1051.87 chromosome 2, Dvir_AGI_RSII-ME, whole genome shotgun sequence carries:
- the Rbp4 gene encoding ribonucleoprotein RB97D, with amino-acid sequence MPKMVNNSVVNAPFYQEKRKIGGRSGGTGTDMADSDQSSANAAENNEHLRKIFVGGLSINTTAETMRQFFSQFGVVSDAVVMRDPISNRSRGFGFVTYVEPGAVENVQRARPHIIDSKTVDTKRAFPRHEFNKAIGHLSNIKTNKIFLGGLKDCHDESTLREYFAQFGTISSVKVLLDKETGRKRGFGFLEFEDTASAARALAQSKHSIKLITVEVKKSTQMLDCSKRIRLPIGGAACAGYAPPQPTIMDNLVYNPNYNPYQAQTSLPPSAFFNGWASYVAPTIPTTTMSYPHHQPQLPGYPQGGWAYGNPSYVGSEWTRNSYSSIVWQPKVGQKPVSAQPLHTERPKNEYKSVQAEEATKKQASVAIGDANIENHATVDVEKKWLAKEYKVFKPTGRYNFGTPQANHISALSNDISTPAYGI